One Prunus dulcis chromosome 8, ALMONDv2, whole genome shotgun sequence DNA window includes the following coding sequences:
- the LOC117637760 gene encoding magnesium dechelatase SGRL, chloroplastic, translating into MACHCAYYVFPPSPLRKNLYKTTTLLSSKRPKSLLLSAISNNRDSYNTLVSEAVSLLGPATFDASKLKVEFIGEEFNNYVGIIPRTYILSHCDFTAKLTLTISNVINLDQLKGWYSKDDVVAEWKRVNGEMCLHIHCYVSGPNLMLDLAAEFRYHIFSKEMPLVLKAVLHGDSLLFREHPELLDAMVRVYFHSNLKKYNRIECWGPLKDAVEGRQGDHTKGITAHMDSSHPRDKQETPKSIFQVLFAFLL; encoded by the exons ATGGCCTGTCATTGTGCTTATTATGTATTTCCACCATCACCACTGAGGAAGAACTTGTACAAGACCACTACTCTTCTCTCATCAAAAAGACCCAAGTCTCTTTTGCTTTCTGCCATCAGCAACAATAGAGACTCTTACAATACTTTGGTTTCTGAG GCTGTTAGTCTTTTGGGTCCAGCAACATTCGACGCTTCAAAGCTCAAAGTTGAATTTATAGGAGAAGAGTTCAATAATTATGTAGGAATCATCCCAAGAACTTACATCCTATCACATTGTGACTTCACAGCTAAACTGACCTTAACGATCTCCAATGTCATCAACCTCGATCAG TTGAAAGGATGGTACAGCAAGGATGACGTCGTTGCAGAATGGAAACGGGTGAATGGTGAAATGTGCCTACATATTCATTGCTATGTGAGCGGTCCCAATCTCATGCTGGACCTGGCCGCAGAGTTCAGATATCACATATTTTCCAAAGAAATGCCTTTG GTACTCAAAGCTGTGTTACATGGAGACTCTCTACTTTTCAGAGAGCATCCTGAGCTATTGGATGCCATGGTTCGGGTTTATTTTCATTCCAATTTGAAGAAGTACAATAGAATTGAATGCTGGGGGCCTCTCAAGGATGCTGTAGAG GGAAGACAAGGGGATCATACCAAAGGAATAACTGCACATATGGATTCTTCCCATCCTCGGGACAAGCAGGAAACGCCAAAATCCATATTTCAAGTTCTATTTGCATTCCTTCTTTGA